In Osmerus eperlanus chromosome 4, fOsmEpe2.1, whole genome shotgun sequence, the sequence AGACTGTACAGCCTGTCATCATTATGGTAGTGTTAAGGTCGGAGGCAATCTACTTACCGGACTGTTTGGTTTTGTTTCGCTTTATATAGTGCTAGATCACAAAATGAATTGTATTTGCTGAGTATTTCTTACTATTACTTTTTACTTGGTCGTATATATCATCATTCTCTATCTGTTGCTCACTcgctgtgtctctatctctctctctctctctctctctctctctctctctctctctctctctctctctctctctctctctctctctctctctctctctctctctctctctctctctgtctctgtctctcacacacacacacacacacacacttaaacagcaATGCCTCCATTCTTGTGCTCACTGCCCCACAGTGTGGCCATATTGCATTACTGCATGCATTTCCTCAGCTTACCCTAACGTGACTGGGATAACACACTGTACCATCTCAAAACTAGTGAGACTGAGGGGACAGGGAAAGGGAATTCTTTAAGCCTTTTGAGATTTGTGGAGGCAAAGTCTGCATCTGGCTCAGAGGGAAGAGCTTGCCGAAAGGAACTTAAAGAGGATTTGCTGTGTGGCTCTGGGTGCCGGGTGCAGAACATATGGTTGAGGCCAAAAAAACAGAAGGTTGCATAGGACCTAATCTTCAATCTCATGGCCCTTTTACTCCCTCTGGATGCTGAgcttgtgtgggtatgtgtgtgtgggtatgtgtgtgtgggtatgtgtgtgtgtgtgtgtgtgcaaaagctACAAGCGAGTTATCAGACATATCTGATTCATcagccccccttctctctctctctctctctctctctctctctctctctctctctctctctctctctctctctctctctctctctctctctctctctctctctctctctctctctctctctctctctctctcttcctccaggctTCTAGTGGCTTACTGCATCCAAAGCGTATCTACCTTTACTTTACCATGCCCAAATCTGCAGTTTGAGATACCACCGACAGAACATTTCAGAATGATTGTGTCTTGTTTTCAAAAGGCCAGTTCAGGCCACAGGGCACGACCGCGGCCTAGGTCATGTCCAAGTAGCCATGTCTAATCCACCTCAAATTGGGCCCTTTAGGTCGGTggtggtgagaaggagagagcggaggaaggagaggagtgaaAGAGTCTGCTGTTCTGATCAGACTTGTCACATGACTTACCACCCTCTCTGCTGTAGAAATGGCATTCAGTACAGTTTGTTCTAACCTTGTGTTTTCAGCCCTAGCTGGCCCGTTCACTGAAAAGTAGGTGGTTTCCTCAGGACACTTGTTTTGAAACTGGAACCAACAGATTTGTGATGTGGGGGTTCTGACAGGGGGTTGTGGTCTACTAGGTACACAGGGCTGGCTTCCTGACTACAAGTGAGGGCCAGGCTAGCTTCCTGACTACAAGTGAGGGCCAGGCTAACTTCCTGACTAAAAGTGAGGCCCAGGCTAGCTTCCTGACTACAACTGAGGCCCAGGCTAGCTTCCTGACTACAACTGAGGCCCAGGCCGGGGAATACGTTCTCCACAGGCACAAACTAGGCTTCTTATGGGTTTGAAAATCCACTGTGCATAAATGTGTGAATGACTATAAGACATGGTTTGGTTATGCATTTCTTCCAATATGTTTATTCCAATATATCAAATGTTATATCTCTtatgtaaaacaaacaaacattgatGGGCTTCATCTTTGGCAAAAGTGGTGTTGTAAGGCATTTAGCAAACAGACTCATATGGTATTTATAGGGCAGATATAAACTATTTAGACATACATAAATAATGAGGATTTAATTAAACAATCCATCTGATGTGGTTCTTTTGTCAAGGGATGGCTGAGTCATAGCAAACAGACCGAATCCAAGCCAGAGTTGAGTCTGGTTTAGTCCCATCTCTCAGCCCTTGACGGATATGTCCTTAGGGgacttcatccacacctcccttTCCCCAGGCTCCACATCCAGCCGGAACAGGACGGTGTACTGGAGAGGGtccggaggaggagaaggagtgtggcgagaggtggggctggaggaggacaggtgaAGGCGGAGGTTGGAGCTCCACTGTCCCTGAGGCCTCACCACTGGACCTTCATACTCCACCTCGACCTCAAGCCTGAGAGGACACACACGTGCGCGGGGTCAAAATATATGCTTTGAACGAAACCATCTAGGCCTACACAGGAACGATGGGATATGGCTAAAGAAAGAAACCTCCATACACAATGTGCTCAATCATTCTGAGACTGGAGCACTTGACACAATGTGCACATCCATTCTGTCTTCATTCAAGgcagcttttaacccttgtgctgccttcgggtcacatgacccaaaggttcataacgaaccatcgttgtgtttacccaattttacccaatacaaaaacaaataaaaataattatcttttaaccttcgcaatgtgaagggtctgagacagcccaacagttaaaagaaaatgcttcactttgtttttgtatgcagtaaaattgtcgcaatacgacggtgggtcacaatgactgatgggtcagaatgacccgaagagaacacaagggttaagtagcaCTTTTTTCAAGGAAAGGCTGTGCCGTCTCATTCTTGTGAAAGCCCCACAACCCACCAGTCCTCCACGTTCCTCTCGATGGTGGAGACAATGGTGTTAACCGCGAAGAAGGTGAACTGCCTCAGGTCCTGCCACACCCAGAAGGTGAGATTGAGAGTCTGTGTCAGCCACACCCCCAGGTCACTCCACCATCCTCCCCGGctcggaggcagagagagacacgttACTTCAAGAGTATAGTCTGTAAGTACGACATAAAGTTGTGCCGAGTTCGAACGGTTGCATGTTTTGCAAGGTTACCTGGGTATGTTTTGGACGTTTCTGAGGaaaaggcagagaggcagggtgacgGGTAAGAGCAGGTATGACAGCAATCGCATGGACATGTAGGTCCACAACAATTTGTTGTTGCTTAGATACGCCAGGATGTTGCAGAGCATtgctaaaacacaaacacagatacaaCTGACCCAATGGTCTTGCTAGGAGAgacagtaaaacaagtttttgtgtgtgtgtgagggtgtcatACACATTTGTAACCAGGCAGGCATGACCAGGTATAGATCCTGCTCCAGGCTTGCCAGATCCACTACCAGGGAGCCTTGTCTCTGACAGTCTTTGCTGTCAGTCATAAAGATCCTCAGCTTGTCTTCCCAATCTTCCAGCTGTTCATTCTTCTTCTCCTGttcaacctctccctcctcctctccctcctcctcctcctcctcctcctcctcttcctcctcctcctctccttctccattcgtctcctccatctctacctctgtctctccccctgtgtcCTCCCCCCAGGCTGCTCCTAGATCTGTCCATCCGTCAGGAGGCAGGGCCAGGCAGGATTCCGACGGTGTTTTGACCAGTGACAAGTACGAGACCAAGTCTGGGAGAAAAGGGATGACGGGTGGgataaagaaaaggagagaagagaaacaacTATCTATAAATACCAGGTGGAAATAATAAGTCTTTGCTCAGAAATCGCTGCTCAGAAACCAAAGCATCAGAGAACATTTTGACATGGCATCTCTTCCTACTGGCAATAGAAAGACCCTTGCTGTTGGCAAGGAGAACTGTTCAGAAGTGTAACGATATCAGACTCGAACTAACTCCTGTCGTGGAGGAAACGGATGGTGTCCCTGTATCCACTGCTGTAGGCCTTTTCCAAAgtctgaaaagaaaaaagaaaaaaaaggaatacCGGTATGTCAAGTTAGTTCATAtaattccgtgtgtgtgtgttctccagagcCATATGAGGGATGAAGTTGGGAGTACAGGTCTCTCACCTCTAAATGAAAGGGGTAGAGAGCATGGATGACTCTGAACCCGTTGGCCACATTCACCCTGAAGGAGGCTCCACTTATGACCACGCAATACCACGATGCGCTCTCTTGGCCTTGGGGGCAGATGTCCATCTCGCCGGCGAACGGGGACACGGTGAGGATGCGACTAGATGGCGCCCCTTTCAGCGGCTGAATGCTGGTGAAGCCGCCATCCACGTAATGCTAGAACATATACACACCCATCTAATTCAGAGCAAGAAACAGCCATGCTGTCTGGCCATTGTTCTTGATTAGATCCTTTTAAAATACAGTGAGCACTCACCACACCCTTGTAACTTGGGGGCACCATTCCACAGTAACCAGGAAAAAAGCAGCTGCACAATAGTGCCTCCATTAGGAGAAAAATAATCAATTATGATCAAATGTTTGACAGTCATACAAATCAATTTTAAATCTGAACACGTTTTTATTAAGTTGTCTGATAGCTGTCATGCGTCACCAGCACATATGGAAGAAAATTGTAGGAGACAATTTGTCAACTTCTGTACTTCTAAGTAGTATTGATTTGGCTGTCTTATTGGCAGACGAAACCAGCCCTGAAAATAAGAATTGGCGAATATTTAACACCAGTCTGTCCGTCTGCACACCTTACATTTTGAAGATCCGAAGGGTTTATTAAAACAcaatgaccgggaatcgaactggcaaccttcggattactagcccgattccctcaccactcagccacctgactccctactactAACCTGTATCACATCTTCACGGGACTCGTATTTTGACACCAAGGTGTTCTTGCCATCTGGAACTCTGGTCATCGCTACCGCAAGGCGCCCGCTGGCCAGTCGGTGCGCATCGTGCGGTAGAATCTTTCTCATCGTGCGCTCGATCCAATGCAACACATTCCCTGACGGATTCAATGGTCCAAATGCAAGCACCCTCAACTGCCGCGCGAAACTTAACAACTCATCCAGAACTCGTTCTGAAAGACAAGGTTTTTGAGAGTGTAGCAAACTGAAAGGTAATTTAAAGTCTGTCTTTTACAGCAAAATGCACCTCAATCCCCAATGCTGAGACGTACAGAATGAAATGATCTTAACACCACACATCGTAGTTTTTGAAGCAGAAATATTCTCACCCGGTCTCACTTTGCATACCACAGCAGCCGCCACCAGAGAACCGGCAGACGCACCAAAGATTCTCGGTGCAACGTGCAGTACCGTTGGCGCGTGGTTCAGAAAGCACCGCACTACCCCCAGCTGGTAAGTTGATAAGAACCCAGAgccagagaaagagacggagagctTCTTGTCAGCATATAGAGAACTGGATCTCGCTGATGGACTCATGACTTAGTTATGACCCTGCTTTTTGTAAAGTGAGTGATTGTGTATTCTGCGTCTTGAAGAAGAGACTATGACTTATTGCATGAGGATGCTTGAGATGTCGCGAACGAGAACCAAGACGAGCTCAAGAAAGGGATTGCATCGCTGGGACACTGGTGTTTTTGTAGTCACATCCAGCCGAACTAATCAGCAATTCCACACGCAATTTTTATCAAATCATGGGATTGACATCGATGAATATTAGTTTTGTCTCTTATTTGCGTCACTGATCAGATGTGTAATAAacctttattgggtgtgctcaagccttcggcgagagcacaacctttgttctctcacatatatatttattattattatttatttttgcccccctaaatctttgtcaatatttggcctacatagacaacctaggtgtcaaaagtttcgtcttggtagcgattgagttccttgtatttttatttacgttccgttgcatggtttatgcAACTtataagttaagtttttgtggcgaaaagtgaagctaacagtgcgtttacactgcagcgacgcgaatcgcttgccatcgctcgccttcccacagttcaccacgcgcgggggcgtatcaaacagattaatgtagaattgtagttctctaaagtcactgttgtagttgtcatggccaagtgtgcagacttgggtttacgtactcgcaacatcgatcaaaatacaacttgtatacaaaatacaaaactgtttaatagacatacacgttgacatgtgtaaaaacgttttattatagtactcaaagtctctgctaatctgtcgatacgaccagggagttccagccgggtttatagtagtagcccggctggaactccctggaacgtaactttgttcgagagtacaaagtacaaaaaaaaacaccaggagcaccgacaacgtcggcaaacctgcgcctggcctcattctttttattaatgtctttgtacaaatacagagacgtatcgtagaggactggatatgcagccacacaggcgattagtttctcctccatcttaaaaactgaaagctagaaatgtttaccatggttgctacgttacgagaaacaagaaaacactgccattggccatcgctagcgaaaatcgctcctcatttgcataaagttgagaaaatctcaactcgatcgcgtcgcgtcgctacccacaatgcaccacgcaagcgattcgcctggctccattgaaaatgaatggaaaacatgttgtcgctcgcatcgcgtcgctgcagtgtaaacgcactgtaacggtggctaatttgctagccacagtcactgacgttactaacgtcaccacgtcactaacgtcacgaaaacacgcgtgactacctgtagcagaacattcgtttcgcatctggggggatagctaggctaactatagctttactgcaaggcagctgcagaaacgccacaagcaaaggggccagggtgataactatttactcattttactttgtgatgtgaaacacaattgtgaaatgtaatgtacaatattatctgatattattaaggaagtaggcccacatctactttcggaaacggtagtctactatttcactgaagcattagcatgacattagcctctgttgcccgggcaacacatactacagtggtctatgatgcatctgttttcaatcgttaaaataaacattcctcacaaatacattttcgttgtaggatttattatgacattacattacaagtaaacgatttgttggtgaaatgatcattacctgtggtttcaaatcagtgttgctcactgcaacgctgtagcctacgcgagacacactacaaaaacatctaacgttACACAGCTCacagtcaaacggcgacagaacatgttcggcactccccttacttaaatcaaaagtctatctaactactaacctgaacttcattgccacagcctaaacgttgtcaatctgttcatcaaaataattaaaaaccgttaaacggaacgttaaatccaattcaaccaacgcaatcgctaccaagacgaacacagcagtagtctagtactgtgccgtagtagtacaatttaccggggcagcttctccacacagggctatatcgcattttgcgttgttactgacaatgatcgctaccagtgagctttttatgaatgagcgattttccactaaataaatgtcaagcttatttacgttttggggggcatattttccgttagcagatggtactgtttgaatcgcgattccatcttctactgccgggcaacgtcgtagaataatcttcaaaggggattctttattaaccctcgtgctgccttcgggtcacatgacccaaaggttcataacgaaccatcgttgtgtttacccaattttacccaatacaaaaacaaattaaaataattttcttttaacctttgcaatgtggggggtctgagacagcccaacggttaaaagaaaatgcttcactttgtctttgtatgcggtaaatctgtcgcaatacgacggtgggtcacaatgactgatgggtcagaatgacccgaagataacacaagggttaatgaatgaatgcaatgagtaggctaaatgcctgaaaatatcatgagaagggaaaaacttaaaaggacgtttaagtcatagagattaggtccatttttacaccggtctgccaaatctattcgttttgattcaacgatgaggctgcctcttgcaggggaaatgagaagacatctatttcattctacacttcactcgtattttcagttgtaaatgagcagcaaaaaaaatgcttttaaatctatgtaatctttataaataataagtatgcatttttatataaaatatacagaaatatcagttgtaaaaatgtcattcaaaaacgaacccctgtgcaaccgacgcaagcaagcacaccctactatttccccagaaattgtaccctctctagttcgtcTTGTGTAAGTTAATGATGCACAGCAACACCTTCAAGTCCCTCTCACCAGGAGGTTGACTTCCAGGGTGCATATGTCACAAggtagaagggggggagggaaaaggCTTCAGATTCAAagtgttgtagtcaagaccaGCAGCGTcgtcaggggtgggggggcagggggggccggggggccacggccaccctGAGAAAATTGCTGGTCCCCCCACTAACCCCAGTTCTGCTAGAAAGCTGCTGGATATCAGTAGTTCTCATTTTTGTAGAGTAACATGTAAAAAGTTGTGTTATACCTGTGAGGCATCGGTCAAGTTTGTCCTGAGTTGCAGTC encodes:
- the LOC134018522 gene encoding patatin-like phospholipase domain-containing protein 2 isoform X2, with protein sequence MSPSARSSSLYADKKLSVSFSGSGFLSTYQLGVVRCFLNHAPTVLHVAPRIFGASAGSLVAAAVVCKVRPERVLDELLSFARQLRVLAFGPLNPSGNVLHWIERTMRKILPHDAHRLASGRLAVAMTRVPDGKNTLVSKYESREDVIQALLCSCFFPGYCGMVPPSYKGVHYVDGGFTSIQPLKGAPSSRILTVSPFAGEMDICPQGQESASWYCVVISGASFRVNVANGFRVIHALYPFHLETLEKAYSSGYRDTIRFLHDRNLVSYLSLVKTPSESCLALPPDGWTDLGAAWGEDTGGETEVEMEETNGEGEEEEGEVEQEKKNEQLEDWEDKLRIFMTDSKDCQRQGSLVVDLASLEQDLYLVMPAWLQMSMLCNILAYLSNNKLLWTYMSMRLLSYLLLPVTLPLCLFLRNVQNIPSRGGWWSDLGVWLTQTLNLTFWVWQDLRQFTFFAVNTIVSTIERNVEDWWVVEYEGPVVRPQGQWSSNLRLHLSSSSPTSRHTPSPPPDPLQYTVLFRLDVEPGEREVWMKSPKDISVKG
- the LOC134018522 gene encoding 1-acylglycerol-3-phosphate O-acyltransferase PNPLA3-like isoform X3 — protein: MVPPSYKGVHYVDGGFTSIQPLKGAPSSRILTVSPFAGEMDICPQGQESASWYCVVISGASFRVNVANGFRVIHALYPFHLETLEKAYSSGYRDTIRFLHDRNLVSYLSLVKTPSESCLALPPDGWTDLGAAWGEDTGGETEVEMEETNGEGEEEEGEVEQEKKNEQLEDWEDKLRIFMTDSKDCQRQGSLVVDLASLEQDLYLVMPAWLQMSMLCNILAYLSNNKLLWTYMSMRLLSYLLLPVTLPLCLFLRNVQNIPSRGGWWSDLGVWLTQTLNLTFWVWQDLRQFTFFAVNTIVSTIERNVEDWLEVEVEYEGPVVRPQGQWSSNLRLHLSSSSPTSRHTPSPPPDPLQYTVLFRLDVEPGEREVWMKSPKDISVKG
- the LOC134018522 gene encoding patatin-like phospholipase domain-containing protein 2 isoform X1, coding for MSPSARSSSLYADKKLSVSFSGSGFLSTYQLGVVRCFLNHAPTVLHVAPRIFGASAGSLVAAAVVCKVRPERVLDELLSFARQLRVLAFGPLNPSGNVLHWIERTMRKILPHDAHRLASGRLAVAMTRVPDGKNTLVSKYESREDVIQALLCSCFFPGYCGMVPPSYKGVHYVDGGFTSIQPLKGAPSSRILTVSPFAGEMDICPQGQESASWYCVVISGASFRVNVANGFRVIHALYPFHLETLEKAYSSGYRDTIRFLHDRNLVSYLSLVKTPSESCLALPPDGWTDLGAAWGEDTGGETEVEMEETNGEGEEEEGEVEQEKKNEQLEDWEDKLRIFMTDSKDCQRQGSLVVDLASLEQDLYLVMPAWLQMSMLCNILAYLSNNKLLWTYMSMRLLSYLLLPVTLPLCLFLRNVQNIPSRGGWWSDLGVWLTQTLNLTFWVWQDLRQFTFFAVNTIVSTIERNVEDWLEVEVEYEGPVVRPQGQWSSNLRLHLSSSSPTSRHTPSPPPDPLQYTVLFRLDVEPGEREVWMKSPKDISVKG